One window from the genome of Oryctolagus cuniculus chromosome 1, mOryCun1.1, whole genome shotgun sequence encodes:
- the LOC100354254 gene encoding cytochrome c oxidase subunit 8B, mitochondrial — protein MPGLSPALRLLQAPLGCRVLPKVYISGKPARTPTSPAEQAVGISVLFTSFLAPAGWVLHHLDHYKKGSGA, from the exons ATGCCAGGGCTGTCCCCTGCCCTCCGACTGCTCCAAGCCCCACTGGGGTGCCGGGtgcttcccaaggtgtacatCTCCGGCAAGCCGGCCAGGACGCCCACCTCTCCTGCG GAGCAGGCCGTAGGCATCTCGGTGCTGTTCaccagcttcctggctcctgcaggctgggTCCTGCACCACCTGGATCACTACAAGAAGGGTTCTGGAGCATGA
- the NLRP6 gene encoding NACHT, LRR and PYD domains-containing protein 6: protein MDQPGASCSSSEPCATVARELLLAALEDLSQEQLKRFRHKLRDARTGSRSIPWGRLELADALELAEQLVHFYGPEPALDVARATLKRADVRDVAARLKEQRLQRLGTSSSAQLSMAEYAKKYREHVLRQHAKVRERNARSVRLDRRFTKLLIAPEARGDPAPEAAQESQEGRARRSDTRTFNRLFGRDDEGQRPLTVVLQGPAGIGKTMAARKILYDWAAGKLYQGQVDFAFFVPCRELLGRPDERSLADLILDQCPDRGAPLPQMLAQPQRLLFILDGADELPAAPGGLEAAPCTDPFEAASGARVLGGLLSKALLPPARLLVTARAAAPARLQGRLRSPQCAEVCGFGDRDKKKYFYRYFGDERSARRAYRLAKENETLFALCFVPFVCWIVCTVLRRQLDLGRDPAHALRTTTSVYLLFATSLLSGADGPRMQAELRKLCRLAREGTLGRRASFTDKDLERLQLRGSHVQSLFLSKKEMPGVLDTEVTYHFADLSFQEFFAALSYLLEDEGSPGAAAGGVGTLLRADPELHSDLALTRRFLFGLLSAERTRDVEHHFGCAISERVKQDALRWVQDQDQGQGQGRPGKAREDAEEPEDDDNEDINYPLELLYCLYETQEEAFVRQALQGLPELVLEQVRFSRTDLAVLSYCVSCCPAGQALRLVSFGLETAQERKKKKRSLMKRLQGSGAAAKQLPASPLHPLCKAMSDQQCGLSSLTLSHGKLSDAVCRDLSEALKAAPALTELSLHHISLSEAGLRVLSQGLAWPQCRLHRLSLASVELSGQSLQELRAVKTAKPDLVIIHPALDADAEPLPECSSAL from the exons ATGGACCAGCCGGGGGCCTCCTGCTCCAG CTCGGAGCCCTGCGCCACCGTGGCCCGCGAGCTGCTCCTGGCAGCCCTGGAggatctgagccaggagcagctgaAGCGCTTCCGCCACAAGCTGCGGGACGCGCGCACGGGCAGCCGCAGTATCCCGTGGGGGCGCCTGGAGCTCGCGGACGCCCTGGAGCTCGCCGAGCAGCTGGTCCATTTCTACGGGCCGGAGCCCGCGCTGGACGTGGCCCGCGCAACCCTGAAGAGGGCGGATGTGCGCGACGTGGCTGCGCGGCTCAAGGAGCAGCGGCTGCAGC GGCTCGGCACCAGCTCCTCAGCGCAGCTCTCCATGGCCG AGTACGCGAAGAAGTACCGCGAGCACGTGCTGCGGCAGCACGCCAAGGTGAGGGAGCGGAACGCGCGCTCCGTGAGGCTGGATCGGCGCTTCACCAAGCTGCTTATCGCGCCCGAGGCCCGCGGGGACCCGGCGCCTGAGGCCGCGCAGGAGTCGCAGGAAGGGCGCGCGCGGCGCTCGGACACCCGCACCTTCAACCGGCTCTTCGGCCGCGACGACGAGGGCCAGCGGCCGCTGACCGTGGTGCTGCAGGGCCCGGCGGGCATCGGCAAGACCATGGCGGCCAGAAAGATCCTGTACGACTGGGCTGCCGGCAAGCTGTACCAGGGCCAGGTGGACTTCGCCTTTTTCGTGCCGTGCCGAGAGCTGCTGGGGCGGCCGGACGAGCGCAGCCTGGCCGACCTGATACTGGACCAGTGTCCGGACCGCGGCGCACCGCTGCCGCAAATGCTGGCGCAGCCACAGCGGCTGCTCTTCATCCTGGACGGCGCGGACGAGCTGCCCGCGGCCCCGGGCGGCCTCGAGGCCGCGCCCTGCACGGACCCCTTCGAGGCGGCGAGCGGCGCGCGCGTGCTGGGCGGGCTGCTGAGCAAGGCGCTGCTGCCCCCGGCCCGCCTGCTGGTGACCGCGCGCGCCGCCGCCCCTGCCAGGCTGCAGGGCCGCCTGCGCTCGCCGCAGTGCGCCGAGGTGTGCGGCTTTGGCGACCGCGACAAGAAGAAGTATTTCTACAGGTACTTCGGGGACGAGCGGAGCGCTAGGCGCGCCTACCGCCTGGCCAAGGAGAACGAGACGCTGTTCGCGCTCTGTTTCGTGCCCTTCGTGTGCTGGATAGTGTGCACCGTGCTGCGCCGCCAGCTCGACCTGGGCCGCGACCCGGCTCACGCCCTCAGGACCACCACATCCGTGTACCTGCTCTTCGCCACCAGCCTGCTGAGCGGCGCCGACGGGCCCCGGATGCAGGCGGAGCTCCGCAAGTTGTGCCGGCTGGCCCGCGAGGGCACGCTCGGGCGCCGGGCGAGCTTCACCGACAAGGACCTGGAGCGCCTGCAGCTCCGCGGCTCCCACGTCCAGAGCCTGTTCCTCAGCAAGAAGGAGATGCCAGGCGTGCTGGACACGGAGGTCACCTACCACTTCGCGGACCTGAGCTTCCAGGAGTTCTTCGCGGCGCTGTCCTACCTGCTGGAGGACGAGGGGTCCCCTGGGGCCGCGGCTGGAGGCGTAGGGACCCTGCTGCGTGCAGACCCGGAGCTTCACAGCGACCTGGCGCTCACCAGGCGCTTTCTCTTTGGGCTGCTGAGCGCGGAGCGCACGCGGGACGTGGAGCACCACTTCGGCTGCGCCATCTCAGAGCGCGTGAAGCAGGATGCCCTGCGCTGGGTGCAGGACCaggaccagggccagggccagggccgcccGGGCAAGGCGCGAGAAGACGCGGAAGAGCCGGAGGACGACGACAACGAGGACATCAACTACCCGCTGGAGCTGCTGTACTGCCTGTATGAGACACAGGAGGAGGCGTTCGTGCGCCAGGCCCTGCAGGGCCTCCCCGAGCTGGTGCTGGAGCAAGTGCGCTTCAGTCGCACAGACCTGGCGGTTCTGAGCTACTGTGTGAGCTGCTGCCCAGCCGGTCAGGCGCTTCGGCTGGTCAGCTTCGGGCTGGAAACAGcacaggagaggaagaagaagaagcgGAGCCTGATGAAGCGGCTGCAGGG CTCTGGAGCCGCCGCAAAACAACTGCCAGCCTCCCCGCTCCATCCGCTCTGCAAGGCCATGAGTGACCAACAGTGTGGCCTCAGCAGCCTGAC GCTGTCCCACGGCAAACTCTCCGATGCTGTCTGCCGAGACCTCTCGGAGGCCCTGAAGGCAGCCCCTGCCCTGACGGAGCTGAGTCTCCATCACATCAGCCTCAGCGAGGCCGGCCTGCGGGTGCTGAGCCAGGGACTGGCCTGGCCCCAGTGCCGCCTACACAGGCTCAG TCTGGCCTCTGTGGAGCTGAGTGGGCAGTCTCTGCAAGAGCTGCGGGCTGTGAAGACAGCGAAGCCAGATCTGGTCATCATCCACCCAGCACTGGACGCTGACGCCGAGCCCCTCCCGGAATGCAGCAGTGCCCTCTAA
- the PGGHG gene encoding protein-glucosylgalactosylhydroxylysine glucosidase isoform X3 gives MPSWAWSCTLLPAAGPSSRPRRPGGARDRGSRCGSFQHTLEGPSSRASQRIYAHRTLPHVLAVSVSLTRLATGHRPITVLLQSAFSPESPDLDLQLGPDFKGARYLHGHTLTPEQPGGVRQEVHMLWTPVPPALTLGEGEEDRTWEFLTVVGSSQAEAQACFTEALQLQARGTLYPAHAQAWAQLWAGCGLDVVGPLHLRQALRGSLYYLLSALPQPGATGYVCHGLSPGGLSNGSREECYWGHVFWDQDLWMFPNILMFHPEAARAILEYRIRTLDGALENARSLGYKGAKFAWESAGSGLEVCPEEVYGAQELHINGAVLLAFELYYNATQDLQLFREAGGWDVVSAVADFWCSRVEWSPKEKKYHLRGVMPPDEYHAGVDNSVYTNALVQSSLRFAAALAQDLGLPVPDQWLEVADEIKVPFDPERNFHPEFDGYEPGEEVKQADVVLLGYPVPFPLPPDVRRRNLEIYEAATSSQGPAMTWVREHVCCGLDGAEGSGAGTGPPGQELCQHHRALQGVDRERRWVRSRELPDGHGRLPAGFALWVYRVQGHQNRPELRPRVPGGHLQNVRLWRLPPGEQDQFLLLPGLRDSRGHSPHGARGAPAGGRAVAITVSAAPADRTQGLLSTLSRPDTEVPPIAAWKSVSRTLTHSSRPPVPHPGTCPEQPGLSWALSPCPLCLHLLHPPSCPATRPPGSQHVWPQVPGSLSPA, from the exons ATGCCTTCCTGGGCCTGGTCTTGCACCCTCCTGCCCGCCGCGGGGCCTTCTTCCCGGCCCAGGCGTCCAGGGGGAGCCAGGGACAGAGGCTCCCGCTGCG GCTCCTTCCAGCACACCCTGGAGGGCCCCAGCTCCCGGGCTTCCCAGCGCATCTATGCCCACCGCACACTGCCTCACGTCCTGGCCGTCAGCGTGTCCCTCACCCGCCTGGCCACGGGGCACCGGCCCATCACCGTGCTGCTGCAGTCGGCTTTCTCCCCAGAAAGCCCTGACCTGGACCTGCAGCTGGGTCCTGACTTCAAAGGAGCccg GTACCTGCATGGCCACACGCTGACACCTGAGCAGCCTGGGGGTGTGCGGCAGGAGGTGCACATGCTGTGGACACCAGTACCCCCGGCCCTGACCCTGGGGGAAGGCGAGGAGGACAGGACCTGGGAGTTCCTGACTGTGGTGGGCAGCAGCCAGGCCGAGGCCCAGGCCTGCTTCACCgaggccctgcagctgcaggccaggggcaCACTGTACCCGGCCCACGCacaggcctgggcccagctgtGGGCAGGCTGTGGCCTGGACGTGgtggggcccctgcatctgcgccAGGCCCTGCGTGGCTCCCTCTACTACCTGCTcagtgccctgccccagcccgggGCCACCGGCTACGTCTGCCACGGCCTCAGTCCCGGGGGCCTCTCCAACGGGAGCCGGGAGGAGTGCTACTGGGGCCACGTCTTCTGGGACCAG GATCTCTGGATGTTCCCGAATATCCTGATGTTCCACCCGGAGGCCGCCAGGGCCATCCTGGAATACCGCATCCGGACGCTGGACGGGGCCTTGGAGAACGCCCGGAGCTTGGGCTACAAG GGGGCCAAGTTTGCCTGGGAGAGTGCGGGCTCCGGCCTGGAGGTCTGCCCGGAGGAGGTGTACGGGGCCCAGGAGCTCCACATCAATGGGGCCGTGTTGTTGGCCTTCGAGCTGTACTACAATGCTACCCAG GACCTGCAGCTCTTCCGAGAGGCTGGTGGCTGGGACGTGGTCAGTGCCGTGGCCGACTTTTGGTGCAGCCGCGTGGAATGGAGCCCCAAGGAGAAGAAGTACCACCTGAGGG GGGTCATGCCCCCGGACGAGTACCACGCAGGGGTCGACAACTCCGTGTACACCAACGCCCTTGTCCAGAGCAG CCTGCGCTTtgctgctgccctggcccaggacctgggcctgCCCGTCCCTGACCAGTGGCTGGAGGTGGCCGATGAGATCAAGGTGCCCTTTGACCCAGAGCGGAACTTCCACCCCGAGTTCGATGGGTATGAGCCTG GAGAGGAGGTGAAGCAGGCGGACGTGGTGCTCCTGGGGTACCCggtccccttcccccttccccccgACGTGCGCAGGAGAAACCTGGAGATATACGAGGCTGCGACATCCTCCCAGGGCCCGGCCATGACCTGGGTGAGAG AGCATGTTTGCTGTGGGCTGGATGGAGCTGAAGGATCTGGCGCGGGCACAGGGCCTCCTGGACAGGAGCTTTGCCAACATCACCGAGCCCTTCAAG gtgtGGACAGAGAACGCAGATGGGTCAGGAGCCGTGAACTTCCTGACGGGCATGGGCGGCTTCCTGCAGGCTTTGCTCTTTGGGTGTACAGGGTTCAG GGTCACCAGAACAGGCCTGAGCTTCGACCCCGTGTGCCTGGCGGACATCTCCAGAATGTGCGTCTCTGGCGTCTCCCACCAGGGGAGCAAGATCAATTTCTCCTTCTCCCAGGACTGCGTGACAGTCGAGGTCACAGCCCACACGGGGCCCGAGGCGCCCCCGCTGGAGGTCGAGCTGTGGCCATCACGGTCTCGGCTGCCCCTGCCGACAG GACACAAGGTCTCCTTTCCACGCTCAGCCGGCCGGATACAGAGGTCCCCCCCATAGCTGCCTGGAAGAGCGTCTCAAGGACCCTGACACACAGCTCCAGACCCCCCGTCCCTCACCCTGGAACCTGCCCCGAGCAACCAGGACTCTCCTGGGCCCTCTCGCCATGCCCTCTGTGCCTGCACCTTCTCCACCCCCCCAGCTGCCCAGCAACCAGGCCCCCAGGCTCACAGCATGTGTGGCCTCAAGTGCCAGGCTCTCTGTCTCCAGCCTGA
- the PGGHG gene encoding protein-glucosylgalactosylhydroxylysine glucosidase isoform X1, with the protein MPSWAWSCTLLPAAGPSSRPRRPGGARDRGSRCGPVAGDPSMEAAGVDPAVFTAHSLPSDPRLWATVTNAYLGTRVYHGTIHVSGVYNGTRGDTHRAALPSPLSVRLEAPAGSAEPLTETFVLDTNTGSFQHTLEGPSSRASQRIYAHRTLPHVLAVSVSLTRLATGHRPITVLLQSAFSPESPDLDLQLGPDFKGARYLHGHTLTPEQPGGVRQEVHMLWTPVPPALTLGEGEEDRTWEFLTVVGSSQAEAQACFTEALQLQARGTLYPAHAQAWAQLWAGCGLDVVGPLHLRQALRGSLYYLLSALPQPGATGYVCHGLSPGGLSNGSREECYWGHVFWDQDLWMFPNILMFHPEAARAILEYRIRTLDGALENARSLGYKGAKFAWESAGSGLEVCPEEVYGAQELHINGAVLLAFELYYNATQDLQLFREAGGWDVVSAVADFWCSRVEWSPKEKKYHLRGVMPPDEYHAGVDNSVYTNALVQSSLRFAAALAQDLGLPVPDQWLEVADEIKVPFDPERNFHPEFDGYEPGEEVKQADVVLLGYPVPFPLPPDVRRRNLEIYEAATSSQGPAMTWVREHVCCGLDGAEGSGAGTGPPGQELCQHHRALQGVDRERRWVRSRELPDGHGRLPAGFALWVYRVQGHQNRPELRPRVPGGHLQNVRLWRLPPGEQDQFLLLPGLRDSRGHSPHGARGAPAGGRAVAITVSAAPADRTQGLLSTLSRPDTEVPPIAAWKSVSRTLTHSSRPPVPHPGTCPEQPGLSWALSPCPLCLHLLHPPSCPATRPPGSQHVWPQVPGSLSPA; encoded by the exons ATGCCTTCCTGGGCCTGGTCTTGCACCCTCCTGCCCGCCGCGGGGCCTTCTTCCCGGCCCAGGCGTCCAGGGGGAGCCAGGGACAGAGGCTCCCGCTGCG GCCCTGTCGCAGGAGACCCCTCCATGGAGGCTGCAGGGGTGGACCCTGCGGTGTTCACCGCTCACTCACTGCCCAGTGACCCCCGGCTCTGGGCCACTGTGACCAACGCATACCTGGGCACACGCGTGTATCACGGGACCATACATGTGAGCGGTGTGTACAACGGGACCCGGGGAGACACACACCGGGCCGCTCTGCCCAGCCCACTCAGCGTCCGGCTGGAGGCCCCTGCGGGCTCAGCAGAGCCGCTAACTGAGACGTTTGTCCTGGACACCAACACAG GCTCCTTCCAGCACACCCTGGAGGGCCCCAGCTCCCGGGCTTCCCAGCGCATCTATGCCCACCGCACACTGCCTCACGTCCTGGCCGTCAGCGTGTCCCTCACCCGCCTGGCCACGGGGCACCGGCCCATCACCGTGCTGCTGCAGTCGGCTTTCTCCCCAGAAAGCCCTGACCTGGACCTGCAGCTGGGTCCTGACTTCAAAGGAGCccg GTACCTGCATGGCCACACGCTGACACCTGAGCAGCCTGGGGGTGTGCGGCAGGAGGTGCACATGCTGTGGACACCAGTACCCCCGGCCCTGACCCTGGGGGAAGGCGAGGAGGACAGGACCTGGGAGTTCCTGACTGTGGTGGGCAGCAGCCAGGCCGAGGCCCAGGCCTGCTTCACCgaggccctgcagctgcaggccaggggcaCACTGTACCCGGCCCACGCacaggcctgggcccagctgtGGGCAGGCTGTGGCCTGGACGTGgtggggcccctgcatctgcgccAGGCCCTGCGTGGCTCCCTCTACTACCTGCTcagtgccctgccccagcccgggGCCACCGGCTACGTCTGCCACGGCCTCAGTCCCGGGGGCCTCTCCAACGGGAGCCGGGAGGAGTGCTACTGGGGCCACGTCTTCTGGGACCAG GATCTCTGGATGTTCCCGAATATCCTGATGTTCCACCCGGAGGCCGCCAGGGCCATCCTGGAATACCGCATCCGGACGCTGGACGGGGCCTTGGAGAACGCCCGGAGCTTGGGCTACAAG GGGGCCAAGTTTGCCTGGGAGAGTGCGGGCTCCGGCCTGGAGGTCTGCCCGGAGGAGGTGTACGGGGCCCAGGAGCTCCACATCAATGGGGCCGTGTTGTTGGCCTTCGAGCTGTACTACAATGCTACCCAG GACCTGCAGCTCTTCCGAGAGGCTGGTGGCTGGGACGTGGTCAGTGCCGTGGCCGACTTTTGGTGCAGCCGCGTGGAATGGAGCCCCAAGGAGAAGAAGTACCACCTGAGGG GGGTCATGCCCCCGGACGAGTACCACGCAGGGGTCGACAACTCCGTGTACACCAACGCCCTTGTCCAGAGCAG CCTGCGCTTtgctgctgccctggcccaggacctgggcctgCCCGTCCCTGACCAGTGGCTGGAGGTGGCCGATGAGATCAAGGTGCCCTTTGACCCAGAGCGGAACTTCCACCCCGAGTTCGATGGGTATGAGCCTG GAGAGGAGGTGAAGCAGGCGGACGTGGTGCTCCTGGGGTACCCggtccccttcccccttccccccgACGTGCGCAGGAGAAACCTGGAGATATACGAGGCTGCGACATCCTCCCAGGGCCCGGCCATGACCTGGGTGAGAG AGCATGTTTGCTGTGGGCTGGATGGAGCTGAAGGATCTGGCGCGGGCACAGGGCCTCCTGGACAGGAGCTTTGCCAACATCACCGAGCCCTTCAAG gtgtGGACAGAGAACGCAGATGGGTCAGGAGCCGTGAACTTCCTGACGGGCATGGGCGGCTTCCTGCAGGCTTTGCTCTTTGGGTGTACAGGGTTCAG GGTCACCAGAACAGGCCTGAGCTTCGACCCCGTGTGCCTGGCGGACATCTCCAGAATGTGCGTCTCTGGCGTCTCCCACCAGGGGAGCAAGATCAATTTCTCCTTCTCCCAGGACTGCGTGACAGTCGAGGTCACAGCCCACACGGGGCCCGAGGCGCCCCCGCTGGAGGTCGAGCTGTGGCCATCACGGTCTCGGCTGCCCCTGCCGACAG GACACAAGGTCTCCTTTCCACGCTCAGCCGGCCGGATACAGAGGTCCCCCCCATAGCTGCCTGGAAGAGCGTCTCAAGGACCCTGACACACAGCTCCAGACCCCCCGTCCCTCACCCTGGAACCTGCCCCGAGCAACCAGGACTCTCCTGGGCCCTCTCGCCATGCCCTCTGTGCCTGCACCTTCTCCACCCCCCCAGCTGCCCAGCAACCAGGCCCCCAGGCTCACAGCATGTGTGGCCTCAAGTGCCAGGCTCTCTGTCTCCAGCCTGA
- the PGGHG gene encoding protein-glucosylgalactosylhydroxylysine glucosidase isoform X2, whose translation MPSWAWSCTLLPAAGPSSRPRRPGGARDRGSRCGPVAGDPSMEAAGVDPAVFTAHSLPSDPRLWATVTNAYLGTRVYHGTIHVSGVYNGTRGDTHRAALPSPLSVRLEAPAGSAEPLTETFVLDTNTGSFQHTLEGPSSRASQRIYAHRTLPHVLAVSVSLTRLATGHRPITVLLQSAFSPESPDLDLQLGPDFKGARYLHGHTLTPEQPGGVRQEVHMLWTPVPPALTLGEGEEDRTWEFLTVVGSSQAEAQACFTEALQLQARGTLYPAHAQAWAQLWAGCGLDVVGPLHLRQALRGSLYYLLSALPQPGATGYVCHGLSPGGLSNGSREECYWGHVFWDQDLWMFPNILMFHPEAARAILEYRIRTLDGALENARSLGYKGAKFAWESAGSGLEVCPEEVYGAQELHINGAVLLAFELYYNATQDLQLFREAGGWDVVSAVADFWCSRVEWSPKEKKYHLRGVMPPDEYHAGVDNSVYTNALVQSSLRFAAALAQDLGLPVPDQWLEVADEIKVPFDPERNFHPEFDGYEPGEEVKQADVVLLGYPVPFPLPPDVRRRNLEIYEAATSSQGPAMTWSMFAVGWMELKDLARAQGLLDRSFANITEPFKVWTENADGSGAVNFLTGMGGFLQALLFGCTGFRVTRTGLSFDPVCLADISRMCVSGVSHQGSKINFSFSQDCVTVEVTAHTGPEAPPLEVELWPSRSRLPLPTGHKVSFPRSAGRIQRSPP comes from the exons ATGCCTTCCTGGGCCTGGTCTTGCACCCTCCTGCCCGCCGCGGGGCCTTCTTCCCGGCCCAGGCGTCCAGGGGGAGCCAGGGACAGAGGCTCCCGCTGCG GCCCTGTCGCAGGAGACCCCTCCATGGAGGCTGCAGGGGTGGACCCTGCGGTGTTCACCGCTCACTCACTGCCCAGTGACCCCCGGCTCTGGGCCACTGTGACCAACGCATACCTGGGCACACGCGTGTATCACGGGACCATACATGTGAGCGGTGTGTACAACGGGACCCGGGGAGACACACACCGGGCCGCTCTGCCCAGCCCACTCAGCGTCCGGCTGGAGGCCCCTGCGGGCTCAGCAGAGCCGCTAACTGAGACGTTTGTCCTGGACACCAACACAG GCTCCTTCCAGCACACCCTGGAGGGCCCCAGCTCCCGGGCTTCCCAGCGCATCTATGCCCACCGCACACTGCCTCACGTCCTGGCCGTCAGCGTGTCCCTCACCCGCCTGGCCACGGGGCACCGGCCCATCACCGTGCTGCTGCAGTCGGCTTTCTCCCCAGAAAGCCCTGACCTGGACCTGCAGCTGGGTCCTGACTTCAAAGGAGCccg GTACCTGCATGGCCACACGCTGACACCTGAGCAGCCTGGGGGTGTGCGGCAGGAGGTGCACATGCTGTGGACACCAGTACCCCCGGCCCTGACCCTGGGGGAAGGCGAGGAGGACAGGACCTGGGAGTTCCTGACTGTGGTGGGCAGCAGCCAGGCCGAGGCCCAGGCCTGCTTCACCgaggccctgcagctgcaggccaggggcaCACTGTACCCGGCCCACGCacaggcctgggcccagctgtGGGCAGGCTGTGGCCTGGACGTGgtggggcccctgcatctgcgccAGGCCCTGCGTGGCTCCCTCTACTACCTGCTcagtgccctgccccagcccgggGCCACCGGCTACGTCTGCCACGGCCTCAGTCCCGGGGGCCTCTCCAACGGGAGCCGGGAGGAGTGCTACTGGGGCCACGTCTTCTGGGACCAG GATCTCTGGATGTTCCCGAATATCCTGATGTTCCACCCGGAGGCCGCCAGGGCCATCCTGGAATACCGCATCCGGACGCTGGACGGGGCCTTGGAGAACGCCCGGAGCTTGGGCTACAAG GGGGCCAAGTTTGCCTGGGAGAGTGCGGGCTCCGGCCTGGAGGTCTGCCCGGAGGAGGTGTACGGGGCCCAGGAGCTCCACATCAATGGGGCCGTGTTGTTGGCCTTCGAGCTGTACTACAATGCTACCCAG GACCTGCAGCTCTTCCGAGAGGCTGGTGGCTGGGACGTGGTCAGTGCCGTGGCCGACTTTTGGTGCAGCCGCGTGGAATGGAGCCCCAAGGAGAAGAAGTACCACCTGAGGG GGGTCATGCCCCCGGACGAGTACCACGCAGGGGTCGACAACTCCGTGTACACCAACGCCCTTGTCCAGAGCAG CCTGCGCTTtgctgctgccctggcccaggacctgggcctgCCCGTCCCTGACCAGTGGCTGGAGGTGGCCGATGAGATCAAGGTGCCCTTTGACCCAGAGCGGAACTTCCACCCCGAGTTCGATGGGTATGAGCCTG GAGAGGAGGTGAAGCAGGCGGACGTGGTGCTCCTGGGGTACCCggtccccttcccccttccccccgACGTGCGCAGGAGAAACCTGGAGATATACGAGGCTGCGACATCCTCCCAGGGCCCGGCCATGACCTGG AGCATGTTTGCTGTGGGCTGGATGGAGCTGAAGGATCTGGCGCGGGCACAGGGCCTCCTGGACAGGAGCTTTGCCAACATCACCGAGCCCTTCAAG gtgtGGACAGAGAACGCAGATGGGTCAGGAGCCGTGAACTTCCTGACGGGCATGGGCGGCTTCCTGCAGGCTTTGCTCTTTGGGTGTACAGGGTTCAG GGTCACCAGAACAGGCCTGAGCTTCGACCCCGTGTGCCTGGCGGACATCTCCAGAATGTGCGTCTCTGGCGTCTCCCACCAGGGGAGCAAGATCAATTTCTCCTTCTCCCAGGACTGCGTGACAGTCGAGGTCACAGCCCACACGGGGCCCGAGGCGCCCCCGCTGGAGGTCGAGCTGTGGCCATCACGGTCTCGGCTGCCCCTGCCGACAG GACACAAGGTCTCCTTTCCACGCTCAGCCGGCCGGATACAGAGGTCCCCCCCATAG
- the IFITM5 gene encoding LOW QUALITY PROTEIN: interferon-induced transmembrane protein 5 (The sequence of the model RefSeq protein was modified relative to this genomic sequence to represent the inferred CDS: inserted 1 base in 1 codon; substituted 1 base at 1 genomic stop codon): protein MARFHLPWLATLGKAMQRLCAGWAAWDGRGRLSYQHPGRPPPVRESERGGDSTGTRGHIVPREDPQAPVPLKAEGAAHTSLTLGTLXPPPRDHLIWSVFSTLYLNLCCLGFLALAYSIKAQDQKVAGDLAAAGRLGSRAKCYNILAALWTLVPLLLLLGLVVAAALHLSQLAKGSAXFFSVQFTDTDYDRQARS, encoded by the exons ATGGCGAGGTTCCACCTGCCCTGGCTGGCCACTCTGGGGAAGGCTATGCAGAGGCTGTGTGCAGGATGG GCTGCCTGGGATGGGAGGGGGCGGCTGAGCTATCAGCACCCGGGGCGCCCACCCCCAGTGCGTGAGTCTGAGCGAGGAGGAGACAGCACTGGAACCCGTGGACACATCGTACCCCGTGAGGACCCACAGGCCCCAGTGCCCCTCAAGGCCGAGGGTGCCGCCCACACATCGCTCACGCTGGGGACGCTGTGACCCCCACCACGGGACCACTTGATCTGGTCTGTCTTCAGCACACTCTACCTGAACCTGTGCTGCCTTGGTTTCCTAGCACTGGCCTACTCCATCAAG GCCCAAGACCAGAAGGTGGCTGGGGATCTGGCGGCGGCTGGGCGGCTGGGCTCCAGAGCCAAGTGCTACAACATCCTGGCCGCCCTGTGGACGCTggtgcccctgctgctgctcctggggctggtggtggCCGCCGCCCTGCACCTGTCACAGCTGGCCAAGGGCTCTG GCTTTTTCAGCGTCCAGTTCACTGACACAGACTATGACAGACAGGCTAGGTCCTGA